A window of Microscilla marina ATCC 23134 contains these coding sequences:
- a CDS encoding DUF6443 domain-containing protein → MRDLTITNCGQNLMVNNPESGVIYHLKHQEDSLFTNIITVRHWVTKETFTSSTGVFSNLPPINHLNRYVLHLETAPTCLSEGLVIGGNSLPSPVLLGASCKNKSTSVTLPWLPGGVTSFVWKRRPVSDTNAISTTPGDMASLTYSFLSDTNYEVWAEASIGEGCVMTSPKTTVTPLLVPLAPGVAADAPLLCNASTTLLRATGSSNTAGIVRWYKDDPNSTPIQVGSKPYLLTEKLSTTTTYYVSLSHGGCESPKTAFLVEAYTGLPKPTLVGAPLGIEKAGQKTLTVAGAQAGQEYVWYTSQDDHSLVADNNTATYAANFTQTQVMYVALKNDKVGCVGEKLAIPVRIMPTYANVTEADLNITGVQTLRVKETNQANLDALSVTNRQTFWDKVYLDGLGRPIQSLSQQTSPGGADVVKAVVYDEISRTPLTHLPYTSSENLKGFKPNAITAIESFYADGAGGNRVTTSKPYALTTFEASPLNRAFAQYAPGNSWVGAGKGVTTDLWTNPDPHQASTASFDKVRLLEVNNALANAEVTVRPGELTLSTLQTKSNGQPVTHYQAEPKIVLSEGFSIADTDPAITFEIKESDQNKPAVAGFYAAGQLSRVRVTDEDGKQTEEFKNKSGQVILKRARVDAHTWAQTYYVYNDFGQLSYVLPPAAVKALDEANWDFAAVDAQLDKLWYRYYYDARGRLISKEVPGAGKVMMVYDKRDRLVLSQDANQRHLGKWSFTKYDQLNRPVMTGMYTSTQTRLALQTPWMPNWQPWIRQPRKI, encoded by the coding sequence GTGCGCGACCTGACCATTACCAACTGTGGACAAAACCTCATGGTTAACAACCCTGAGTCTGGCGTCATTTATCACCTCAAACACCAGGAGGATTCTTTATTCACTAATATCATCACGGTAAGGCATTGGGTGACCAAAGAAACCTTCACCAGCAGCACCGGGGTTTTTAGTAACTTGCCACCTATCAACCACCTCAATCGCTATGTGTTACACCTGGAAACAGCCCCTACTTGTTTGAGCGAAGGTTTGGTAATAGGGGGCAATAGTTTGCCCTCCCCGGTGTTGTTGGGGGCTTCTTGCAAAAATAAGAGTACAAGCGTAACTTTGCCTTGGTTGCCCGGAGGCGTTACCTCTTTTGTTTGGAAAAGAAGACCAGTAAGCGACACAAACGCCATCTCTACTACCCCTGGAGATATGGCAAGCCTTACCTATAGTTTTTTATCAGACACCAATTACGAAGTATGGGCAGAGGCATCTATAGGCGAAGGTTGTGTAATGACCAGCCCCAAAACTACGGTTACCCCATTATTGGTGCCTTTGGCGCCTGGTGTAGCAGCCGATGCCCCATTGTTGTGCAACGCTTCTACTACCTTGTTAAGGGCTACGGGCAGCTCTAATACGGCAGGTATAGTACGTTGGTACAAAGACGACCCCAACAGCACGCCCATACAAGTGGGCAGCAAACCTTATTTACTCACCGAAAAGCTGAGCACTACCACTACTTACTATGTTTCTTTGTCGCATGGCGGTTGCGAAAGCCCCAAAACTGCTTTTTTGGTAGAAGCCTATACTGGTTTGCCCAAGCCTACCCTGGTAGGGGCGCCTTTGGGCATAGAAAAAGCCGGGCAGAAAACCCTCACCGTGGCTGGGGCACAAGCCGGACAGGAGTATGTGTGGTATACCAGCCAGGACGACCACAGCCTGGTGGCAGATAACAACACCGCTACCTATGCCGCCAATTTTACCCAAACCCAGGTAATGTATGTGGCACTCAAAAACGACAAAGTGGGTTGTGTGGGCGAAAAGCTGGCCATTCCGGTGCGCATTATGCCCACCTATGCCAATGTAACCGAGGCTGACCTGAACATTACTGGGGTACAAACCCTGCGGGTAAAAGAAACCAATCAGGCCAACCTGGATGCCTTGTCAGTCACCAATCGCCAAACTTTTTGGGACAAAGTATATTTAGATGGTTTGGGCAGACCCATCCAAAGCCTGAGCCAACAAACTTCGCCGGGCGGAGCCGATGTGGTAAAGGCTGTAGTATACGATGAAATAAGTCGTACCCCGCTTACCCATTTGCCCTATACCTCTAGCGAAAACCTGAAGGGTTTTAAACCCAATGCCATTACCGCCATTGAAAGTTTTTATGCCGATGGGGCCGGAGGCAACCGAGTCACTACCAGCAAGCCTTACGCGCTGACTACTTTTGAGGCTTCACCGCTCAACCGAGCATTTGCACAATACGCCCCCGGCAATAGCTGGGTAGGCGCGGGCAAAGGGGTGACCACCGATTTGTGGACCAATCCTGACCCCCACCAGGCAAGCACGGCATCTTTTGACAAAGTAAGGTTGTTGGAGGTAAATAATGCGTTGGCAAATGCGGAGGTAACGGTTCGCCCAGGCGAATTGACCCTGTCCACTCTCCAAACCAAAAGCAATGGGCAACCAGTTACCCATTATCAGGCAGAACCCAAGATAGTACTAAGCGAGGGCTTTAGCATTGCCGATACCGACCCCGCCATTACCTTTGAGATCAAAGAAAGTGACCAAAACAAGCCTGCTGTAGCAGGGTTTTATGCGGCTGGGCAACTCAGCCGGGTAAGGGTGACCGATGAAGATGGCAAGCAAACCGAAGAGTTTAAAAACAAGTCGGGACAAGTCATACTCAAACGCGCCAGGGTAGACGCCCACACCTGGGCACAAACTTATTATGTATACAACGACTTTGGTCAGTTGAGTTATGTATTGCCTCCAGCGGCAGTCAAAGCATTGGATGAGGCCAATTGGGACTTTGCCGCGGTTGATGCTCAGCTGGACAAGCTTTGGTACCGTTATTATTACGATGCCCGGGGGCGACTCATCAGCAAAGAAGTGCCTGGGGCAGGCAAGGTAATGATGGTGTATGACAAACGCGACCGTTTGGTGCTTTCGCAAGATGCCAACCAACGCCACCTGGGCAAGTGGAGTTTTACCAAGTATGACCAGCTCAACCGCCCTGTGATGACGGGCATGTACACCAGCACCCAAACCCGTTTGGCGCTACAAACGCCCTGGATGCCCAATTGGCAGCCCTGGATACGCCAGCCACGAAAAATTTGA
- a CDS encoding immunoglobulin domain-containing protein, producing the protein MRHYQEVLKWSRITGLLLILWGAMALQFAQAQSRNILIGQASSIECVGQSMMYTAEISGIEEMHIDFSKYSWSIVSGNGTLSSRSGRTVGVTWNDNNGGVIRVIYAGQITVEMTTYNITPATKSSVPHPNPSVGMSASQTMVAAGAAVSLSASGGTSYSWTYQPASGGIYPIGGSGSSVTSPALYQNTTFNVTGYNAAGCASSRSVAVKVIKKASVASQVTTFNNTYNAQATPGANGTTCRWYNAATGGTLLAQGTSVTIASSQLINSTVHVASYNTTSGVESARVPQKVDFVRVLPVIVNASPSFLCGGGEVSGKININGWTNQVNIPEGDDAGNITYEWFNASQQAIGSSQQLFLGSVYGSKTFYVRVTLGINNPISSPLIPFVVTSGTQPNPPAYQVNNCGETVTLTGANAGETYHLIIEEREMDTWHQVANISSTTGVFNLTSAERLSSTIRYQAKIANGGGCYSVPQSIATPTFDLSNYSIGKNPSAAQCGSDLTLSINNIQGYAHFYSEYLWATSNGRSFTTTVPTLVLPQ; encoded by the coding sequence ATGAGACATTATCAGGAAGTGCTTAAGTGGAGCCGAATCACAGGTTTGCTGTTGATCTTATGGGGGGCAATGGCTTTGCAGTTTGCCCAGGCACAATCAAGAAACATCCTCATTGGTCAAGCTTCATCCATAGAGTGTGTAGGTCAATCTATGATGTATACTGCCGAGATTTCAGGGATAGAGGAAATGCACATCGACTTCTCTAAGTATAGCTGGAGCATTGTCAGTGGCAATGGAACCTTGTCAAGCAGGTCAGGAAGAACAGTAGGAGTGACCTGGAATGACAACAATGGTGGCGTGATCAGGGTGATATATGCCGGGCAAATCACTGTTGAAATGACTACTTATAATATAACCCCAGCTACTAAGTCTAGCGTACCCCACCCAAACCCCAGCGTTGGCATGAGTGCCAGCCAAACAATGGTGGCAGCAGGAGCCGCCGTTAGCCTAAGCGCAAGTGGAGGCACCTCTTATTCCTGGACATATCAGCCTGCTTCTGGTGGTATATACCCTATCGGTGGTTCAGGTAGTTCGGTTACCAGCCCGGCGCTCTACCAAAATACTACATTTAATGTCACAGGGTACAATGCTGCTGGTTGTGCTTCTAGCCGTAGCGTGGCAGTAAAAGTCATCAAAAAAGCTTCGGTGGCGAGCCAGGTCACTACTTTTAACAACACCTACAATGCCCAGGCTACCCCAGGCGCCAATGGAACTACTTGTCGTTGGTACAATGCTGCCACGGGGGGTACCTTGCTTGCCCAGGGCACCAGCGTTACCATTGCTTCTTCGCAACTTATCAATAGCACGGTACATGTGGCTTCTTATAACACTACTTCTGGAGTAGAAAGCGCCAGAGTGCCCCAAAAAGTAGATTTTGTGCGGGTGCTTCCTGTCATTGTGAATGCTTCCCCCAGCTTTTTGTGCGGGGGCGGAGAGGTTTCGGGAAAAATCAATATCAATGGCTGGACCAACCAAGTCAATATTCCTGAAGGAGACGATGCCGGCAATATTACTTACGAATGGTTCAACGCCAGCCAGCAAGCCATTGGCAGCAGCCAACAACTGTTTTTAGGAAGTGTGTATGGCTCAAAAACTTTTTACGTAAGAGTGACTCTGGGCATAAACAATCCTATTTCCAGTCCGCTTATTCCTTTCGTGGTCACTTCGGGCACCCAGCCCAACCCACCTGCCTACCAGGTGAACAACTGCGGCGAAACGGTTACTTTGACCGGGGCAAATGCGGGTGAAACCTACCACTTGATCATAGAAGAAAGAGAAATGGACACTTGGCACCAGGTAGCCAATATCAGCAGTACTACAGGGGTGTTTAACCTGACCAGCGCCGAGCGCCTGTCGTCAACCATTCGCTACCAAGCCAAAATAGCCAATGGTGGGGGATGTTACAGCGTGCCCCAAAGCATTGCCACCCCTACTTTTGACCTGAGCAATTACAGCATTGGCAAGAACCCCTCTGCCGCCCAGTGTGGCAGCGACCTTACTCTGAGCATCAATAATATTCAGGGCTATGCCCATTTTTATTCTGAGTACTTGTGGGCCACCAGCAACGGCAGAAGCTTCACAACTACTGTCCCTACCTTGGTTTTGCCTCAGTAA